One Ranitomeya imitator isolate aRanImi1 chromosome 4, aRanImi1.pri, whole genome shotgun sequence genomic window, caggcgccgggaaaggtcagagaggcagcgtgaggaccagaagaggacgtgatcgtaagaagatgggaggccccagaccggaccaacCCCCCaagtataacctctttttctcatctttcaggatacatcgggggcttatctacagcattacagaatgcattacagaatgctgtagataagcccctgctgcCGGTGGGctcaaggtaccgtcacatttagcgacgctgcagcgatatagacaacgatgccgatcgctggagcgtcgctgtttaggtcgttgtgtggtcgctagagagctgtcacacagacagctctccagcaaccaacgatgccgaagtccccgggtaaccatcgggttactaagcgcagagccgcgcttagtaacccgatgtttaccctggttaccagcgtaaaagttaaaaaaaacaaacactacatacttacattccggtgtctgtcccccggcgtcagcttctgctttacggccggccggcgctgacacagtgcagggaagctggtgccaggggacagacaccgaaatgtaagtatgtagtgtttggttttttttacttttacaatggtaaccagggtaaacatcgggttactaagcgcggccctgcgcttagtaacccgatatttaccctggttaccagtgaagacattgctggatcggtgtcacacacgccgatccagcgatgacagcgggtgatcagcgaccaaaaaaaggatcctgatcattcccagcgaccaacgatctcccagcaggggcctgatcgttggtcgctgtcacacataacgatatcgttaacaaaatcgttatgtgtgaaggtaccttcagcgcatctttgattttgggggtgacaagttccctttaaagtgttccttcaaccttaataactgttactATGATTTATTGGTGCTTAAATGCATGTATTGAGTTACTCTTTTTTTATTGGTTCAAGTTTCATTACTAATTTTGCACGATTTAGCCTGTCTCctttcccaccatcctgtagaatgtcagcccgcaagggcagggtcctcgcccctctgtaacagtctgtcattgtaagttttgtttactgtgatatttttattttgatgtaaccccttctcatgtacagcaccatggaatttatggtgctatataaataaataataataatacagtctgCGGGCATCAGGCGCCACACAGAAAACGATTGATAAGAGCGTAACACACGCTCCGGTTAGGACAGTTCTGGCTTTGGTTATACGGATAGCCCTCGCACCTATGATatcctatggggccgtgcacaaaaCTGGAGACGTGTCCAATTCCGATCAGAGCGTCAGATAAATGTACACAGTGCAAGTGTATGGGTGCCTGAGCACAGCAGCAATGACTCCAGGTGCCTGCACCCACAGTGTACGGGGACGGCCTCCATGTGCTGGAATATCCGCAGCACTCACCCCCAGGCCAGTATTGGGGGTGTAATGAGCAGAGGTGTCCAGCAGGTGGTCACATACGTTATATATGACGTTATAGAAGCAGCGCGGCCCCTGGGATGTGAGACTTCTCACACTGACTGTTTCCCGCCCCTTCCCCCTCTTACACCCGCACTCCATATATGGTCAAAGGAATCAGCCGGAAAACTGTTCTGCGTACTTCCCAGGACACGCCCCCTGACGTAACAATGACCTAATATAGCCCTGGAATCCGACTGTCAGCGCGCGGCGACGTCGTGACGATTAACCCACACTGCACCGGGCATTCATAGACTGCTGCACAGACCTCGGCTGCGCTGTCGCGAATAGCGCTTTAAGCGCAGACCACGCCCCCGCATGGCCACGCCCAGTGATCAGTGAGACGTATAAAGCGGCGGCCGCGCTCCCCGTCACCCCCATAAGCTGTTTTGCTGCTGTCCGTGAAGGGAGAATGGAGGCCCACGCTCGGTTCCTGGCGCAGCAGGAGGCTGTCCACCGCGAGGCCCAGCGCATCGCCTCTCTGTCCGCTGCCAAGCTGTTCCGTTCCCGCAGTCAGCGCGGAGGGATGCGGCTACACCGGTCTCTACAGCTGGCGATGGTGATGAAGAGTGCCCGGGAGCTCATCATATCCTCCGCTCAGGCGCCGCCAACCAGACCGGCCGCTGACGTCCCGATGGAGGTGACCAGGGAGAGCCGCAAGAGGAGGTCGTGCGAGTCCAGGTTACCGGAGCCGGTGCTCCCCAGCAAGCGCGCCTGTCTGTGGCAAGAAACTCCGCATCCGCAGCCCCAAGGGGGCGCCTTCCCGGGCCTGGCCGAGGTCCTCCAGCAGCTGCTGCTCCGGACTGTCCCGCCGCCGCCTCCTCTGCCGGGGGGCTGCAGAGCTGTCGGGACTGCGCCCATAGCGGGCGTCCATGTCAGACCCCTGGAGGCGTTCTGAGCACTCGTGTCCGGTCTATACGACGGCGAAAGGGAGATGCCAGGGCTGCCCGAGAGCCCCTGGCCAGGAATGGGTTAACCAAACCGCCCCGGCCGGCTCCTAGTTCCCGGAGGTGCCGGTGACTCAGCCCGAGAGTGTCTGATGGAGTCATCACCGATGAGCGGACATTCCCCTCCGATGACTGTACGATGCGTCACCTCCCAGGGAGGCGACATTACCGGGGGCTGCCCCGGTCAGGACCACTGACGTTTCTCCTTCTGTGAAGGATCCGCACTGCTGCTGAGCCCTGGCTCTTTCTACTGGTTTTATACTTGTCTGTAATGGAATTGTCGTGTTTTGTATCGTCAGTATTAAATGTCTGTGCTTTTACCTTATGTTGCTTTTGATTATTTGTGACTTGTAAGTGGGTTTAGGTCTGAGACAAATGACTGGGACATCACAGCTGTGTATGAAAAGCACAGCTGACATCCGGGTCCTAGAAGGATGAGGCCTCGGGGGGCGCGCTTCttccataggggggggggggggttgccctTCTTCCATAATATGGGGGGGGGGGTGCCCTTTTTTCAtaatatggtggtggtgggggggtgccCTTCTTCCATAATGTGGGGGGGTGCCCTTCTTCCATAATGTGGGGGGGTGCCCTTCTTCCATAATATGGGGGGGTTGCCCTTCTTCCATAATATGGGGGGGGTGCCCTTCTTCCAtaatgtggtggtgggggggtGCCCTTCTTCCATAATATGGGGGGGCGCCCTTGTGCTGGACGGGTTCTGGGTAAGGACCGCCGTAGGCCCTGTTAACCATTTCCGCAGTCATTCTGTGGTGGTCTGCATGGATCCCAGATGCCATAAGAGTACAATGACCTGAGCTCTGTGGGGGTCTACACCCTTCCCCTGTGAGCATGCCCATTTGTTCTTACAGGCCCAGCAATGTAGCTTGTTTCTGTGCTCTTCTGGACACATGGACGAGTTCAGattaggtttaaccccttcatgaccgggggatttttcgtttttccgtgttcgtttttcgctcccctccttcccagagccataacttttttatttttccgtcaatttggccatgtgagggcttattttttgcgggacgagttgtacttttgaacgacatcattggttttagcatgtcgtgtactagaaaacgggaaaaaaattccaagtgcggtgaaattgcaaaaaaagtgcaatcccacattggttttttgtttggcttttttgctaggttcactaaatgctaaaaatgacctgccattatgattctccaggtcattacgagttcatagacaccaaacatgactaggttattttttatctaagtggtgaaaaaaaattccaaactttgctaaaaaaaaaaaaaattgcgccattttccaatactcgtagcgtctccatttttcatgatctggggtcggttgagggcttattttttgcgtgccgggatgacgtttttaatgatagcatttcggtgcagatacgttcttttgatcgcccgttattgcattttaatgcaatgtcgcggcgaccaaaaaaacgtaattctggcgtttcgagtttttttcccgctacgctgtttagcgatcaggttaatacttttttttatttgatagatcgggcaattctgagcgcggcgataccaaatatgcgtagatttgatattttttttattgatttattttgattgggggcgaaaggggggtgatttaaacttttatgttttttttttatttttttaaactttttttttaaacttttgccatgcttcaatagcctccatgggaggctagaagcaggcacagcacgatcggctctgctacatagcagcgatctgctgatcgctgctatgtagcagaattgcacgtgtgctgtgagcgccgaccacagggtggcgctcacagcgacgggcaatcagtaaccatagaggtctcaaggacctctatggctacaatggagacgcatcgccgacccccggacatgtgacgggggtcggcgatgacgtcatttccggccgcccggccggaagcggtagttaaatgccgctgtctgcgtttgactgtACTAAAATTTGGAGGGAGAACTGAGATTTGTCTGCAACACATCCAGCTGTTCCATATGAACTCTGAAAAGCTTCACCtaaacatgttgcagattttttttttattaattttttttttgcttacaggCTGATCTGTAGTGTTGCTACAAGAGGAACAATGACGAGGGCTAACTAAAAATCCCCATAAGACAAAAACAAGAAATCGTGCTAGCTCACAATGTAGTGGTATCAGTTAGTATATCCACCGATGATGTAAACCTATCATGTTCTGATAACCACCTGTGATTATTTGCTAACTTATAGAATAGACACCTGTACCACTCTAGAGCTTATACGTTAGCACGGATTTCCTTTTTGTACTTGGGGTGTCTTTCTAAATTTTTAACAATTGACACAAACCTATTATTATTTTTAGGTTGTTGCTTACACTGGAGGCAGGGACTGGACTTTACAGGAAGTGAAAGTATAAGCCAGTCCTCTACACTCCTTCCTTTTGCATTGATCCTTGAGTTGGCAAAAACTGCATTTGTGATtcctccttaaagggaatgttacacCCACACacaaccccctccctcccccaggaTATATGACCTACTAATATGGacataatagaaatgttacactagtcctacctgtgtgCCACATAGTAATGGTCGTGTTGTGGAGAAATGTAATAgtatttatgttaatgatttcttccagggtcAGTGTTCCCCTGGagaaacaagacctgttggtggctcttgaggaccggagttggggaacactcctCCAGGTCGTGCAGTGCCTGGAaggaatccctgcctcctgtcctcaTTGCAATACTAaccccctcccatcagcgtcagttaCTGCCCCAGCATCCCGCGCCCTGCTCTGCCTCAgaaatacctcatcctcccttttgTGGGCACTGCACTCAGGGATCTTCAGCGCGGGTACCGGCGAGTCACTGTGCCTAGAGTGAatatgttcgggttccctcttattcggcaagctatagcgcttaccgaataagctgcagagggatcctggcttcctggatcgcaccggctgatcggcgccgcagctgtgtCACAGCACGTGTATGGAGAGCCCAACAGGaaatccatgcatgtgctgtgaatgtgacacatgcagctgcggcgccgatcggCTCGGCGCGAACCAGGAAGCTGGGATCCctctgtagcttattcggtaagtgctatagcttgccaaataagaggaaACCTGAACATTTGCTGAACTCCGGGGTGCACGCCGATGGTATGCTCTCCCCACTTCTTCCCTGCGCAGTCATTGCTAGGTACTATGTGTACATGggaatgactatgcagggagggagAGCACCTTATCAGTGCGCACACCGGAGATCACTGGAGCTGAGGATCCATGAATACAGGGCCCACAGAAGGTAGGATGAGGTATGTATTACGGAAAGTGTGCAGGGCGCAGGATTTCGGGGCAGTAACCGACGCTGATAGAGGGGGTTAAGTATTACAATATGGGCAGGGATTTCTTACAGCACCGCACACCCCGCAGCCTGAAGGAATCATTAATATAAAGAGActgtataacatttctcagcaacaagactgtTAACATGAGGCATGCAGGTAGGACTGGTGTAACATTTCTGTCACCTGTATTCAAATATAGGTCATGTGCGTCCTGGGGTGGACGGATTCCTTTTAAACtacattcaggctatgtgcacaacactgcacatgatgcggatttgcagccgtttccatgcggtgtacagtaccatgtaaacctatggaaaaccaaatctgcagtgcacatggtgcagaaaatactacgtggaaacgctgcgttgtattttctgcagcatgtcaattctttgtgcggattccgcagcgttttacacctgttcctgtataggaatccgcaggtgctaaaacgcaggtgaaatccgcaggtaaaatgcagtgcgttttacctgcggattaaaaaaaaaaaacagtgcggaattcctattaaggaacaggtgtaaaaggctgcggaatctgcacaaagaattgacatgctgcagaaaataaaccacagcagatctgcacggtattttctgcagcatgtgcacagtggatttggttttccataggctttcatggtactgtaaatgcatggaaaactgctgcagatccgcagccatatCCACTGCGGGTGCACATATCCTTAAACTGCTGTTCGTGATGTGCTACTCATTACCCTGAGTTGCGATCAAGCAATGGTGTTTTGCCACAATGTCCCTTACTTTCCGTGGTTAGATCTTCCTTTCAGATATCTGGTCCCTCCATTCTTAAACCTGCAGTTAAATCCGGCCTGATTgagagtaaaatataaaaaaaaactgaaaatgaagCACTCCTcttctcatcaaagtttttatcctcttaatgtattgcagtcaccatattatacagcactgtgtactcacaattgctcgttttgcctttctacccatctaattcttctcttttccgttaggtctatgacatcacgtgatcaaaaaccgactaagggtatgtgcacacgtcaggatttcttgcagaaattttcctgacaaaaaccggacatttctgccagaaatccgcatgcgtttttaccgtgattttgatgcgtttttggtgcgtttttgtgcgttttttcccaaatgcatagaattgcgggaaaaacgcagaaaatccgcaaaaataatgaacatgctcatttttttaccgcgatgcgtttttttcacagaaaaaaaacgcatccatgtgcacataacatgcagaatgcattctaaatgatagaatgcataatgtatgcgtttttaatgagtttttatagcgtttttaccgcgaaaaaccgtgaaaaaaaacgcgaaaaaacctgaacgtgtgcacatagcctaactgagtCTTTCCAAGCTGGATGTAGAAACAGGaaatcaattttccctgcatgagtcatcactgggTTAGGACAGAGTTGAAGAGGGGGATTACTcaggcagggaaaagagacttcctgtttctacatagagcagagtaaGTAAGAATTCACTGGGTAGAAAGGCCGAGTGAGCCACTGTacgcagtgctgtataatatggtgACTGCACTATATTAGGAGGATGGGAACTTTGAAGTGAGGACTTCTAATAAGCATGGAAATATGATTATCTACAGCACCAGCCATAACACTTGGacatacttttattttttttttcttctcttttcatTTATATTTTAGACTAAGAATAAAGTCATTGAGATGAAGTTAAGTAGATTTATACACTCAGCTAACTGCAAGAAGGGCTTATTGGCTGCTCTTCTCTGACTCTTCAGGCTAATTTAGGCCTTGGACCTGTGGAGGCCCTGTACCTGTGGAGGCGAGGCCTTGTGGCATAGCCCTTCATCACTCTCCTACACAGTCTGCACGAGTGTTTCAGATCATTGTTTTTGTGAAAACCAAATTATGTCCAAACCCTCGATGGAGTGACATGTCCCGGCAGAATTCTGTGGTTGCCATAATAGTTAAAAAGGTTATTCAACACCATaaagtattttaaaaaaaaaaaaaacagttgctaAATGTATGAAAACAGGGGAAGTAGACACAATAAATCCTCTACTTCTTCTGTTTTAACGTTTCCAGGTCTCCCGACAGTCACT contains:
- the IER2 gene encoding immediate early response gene 2 protein — translated: MEAHARFLAQQEAVHREAQRIASLSAAKLFRSRSQRGGMRLHRSLQLAMVMKSARELIISSAQAPPTRPAADVPMEVTRESRKRRSCESRLPEPVLPSKRACLWQETPHPQPQGGAFPGLAEVLQQLLLRTVPPPPPLPGGCRAVGTAPIAGVHVRPLEAF